A genomic window from Luteolibacter sp. LG18 includes:
- a CDS encoding PEP-CTERM sorting domain-containing protein, giving the protein MKSTLPFLLGTSLLASQAQAAVIVNYIPPGSSGSSPSNAPINASTVDPLVTASAIGDIGTGSAQLLSGSAGPIRTTLGTWTFGTDGWLFANASNDGTNGTASSTADYFSFSLATPGTETLTLANLTFDYGVGTNSTAQSGTFYYAVFASVNGGAYSQVGSTFSTGNLNLTQNTTNSIGNQSVNLSSISGADSVDFRIWVGSTNASSATGSIFRNIVVNGTVVPEPSAALLGCLGSLAVLLRRRTS; this is encoded by the coding sequence ATGAAATCCACCTTGCCCTTCCTCCTCGGCACCTCGCTCCTGGCCTCCCAGGCGCAGGCCGCGGTCATAGTGAACTACATTCCTCCCGGTTCTTCGGGATCGAGTCCCAGCAACGCCCCGATCAACGCGTCGACGGTCGATCCCCTCGTTACGGCGAGCGCGATCGGTGACATCGGGACCGGTAGCGCGCAGCTCCTTTCCGGGTCGGCTGGACCGATCCGCACGACCCTCGGCACGTGGACCTTCGGCACCGATGGCTGGCTGTTCGCGAACGCCTCCAACGACGGCACCAATGGCACGGCTTCATCCACGGCGGACTACTTCAGCTTTTCGCTGGCCACTCCGGGTACCGAGACCTTGACGCTGGCCAACCTGACCTTCGATTACGGCGTGGGCACCAACTCCACTGCCCAGAGCGGGACCTTCTACTATGCCGTTTTCGCGAGCGTGAATGGAGGCGCTTACAGCCAGGTCGGCTCGACCTTCAGCACGGGGAACCTGAATCTCACGCAGAACACGACGAACTCGATCGGCAACCAGTCGGTGAACCTCTCGTCGATCAGCGGCGCGGACAGTGTCGACTTCCGGATATGGGTCGGCAGCACCAATGCCAGTTCCGCCACCGGATCGATTTTCCGGAACATTGTGGTGAACGGCACCGTGGTGCCGGAGCCCTCCGCCGCTCTGCTCGGCTGCCTGGGATCCCTCGCGGTCCTGCTCCGCCGCCGGACCTCCTGA